The following DNA comes from Lates calcarifer isolate ASB-BC8 unplaced genomic scaffold, TLL_Latcal_v3 _unitig_941_quiver_1185, whole genome shotgun sequence.
CAAAAAGcgtaaatcctatggcttagggagtcacactgtgtgacagagcacaaaattatctacaatttgaggcataaattgtgtgtgagacgTGAAAgctgtgggcaggagaagagttgAAGCACAAGAATTTCTGAAAAAGTTGAAGGACTGAATGGCTAGAGTGAGTGATGTcacacagtgactcagcctTCACACTAATGAGATCAGATTTGACACTGTGACAGTTATTCAGTTATTCTTGGAAAGAAACTCAGTCATGTGTTATCCTCAGGAAGGTtttaacatgtgtgtgtattatcagACTGTAAAAGATTCAACAAATCCAATCATACCTGACCCAGCTGCTGCTTGGGACAATTTTGGTGCAGGATGGTGATGACTTGTAGGTGATTTtagtgttgccatggcaaccaccATCTGGGAGGAGAGCACATACTTTGACCACACCTTTACCATCTGTCCTGGGAATGTGGAACGTGAGATTCACGCCTGTGTTGTTCCATACAGGAGATCTGAGCACAGCACACAggacgacagagagagagagagaaaccagtTCATCTCACTGAGTCCAagacttgtttgtttgcattgaCAACTTAACATCATGACAACAACAATGCAGAAAACCTGAAAACTGTTTCCCTTTAATAACTGCATCTTTCAGATGTTGAAAGCATAATGTTTGTTGCCCATAAACAGACTCACTCTTGGGGAGTGCAGTCTGTGTCCACAGTCATCCTCACTCTGGTCACATCTCTGAGGTTCTGACCTGACAACACTGCGTGGTTTCTGCCGTAGAAAGACACGACACTGGGGGTGATGGAGGAGATCACTGgcctctaaaacacacagaaacaaccatttttaatgtattgCCTTCCACTGTTTAATCTCTACTGAATGTGAATGAGTTGAACTTGAGAggaagaatgtgtgtgagaggttcAGACTCACAGAAAAGTTCATCCCAGACTCCATCGTTTGACAAACACTGTCCTGCAGGAGGAAGCAGGGGAAAGAAATTCATCAGTTTACATGACATTCACAGTAAAGGTGCTTCTAGATTTGACTCAAGACCTGTTTCACCTCAGGTTAGTTCAGCTGAAGCGGTAGAAAACATCCAGCCTGAGGTAAATGCCAACAACTGTAATGCTGTCATATTTACATCTTGTGTGTATGAGCATAAAGAAAATGAGGCATTTTGGTTTCATGAGTAGTTTACTTCACTAATGACTGATCAGAAACAGTTGGGCCCAGTGAAACACACTCTCTTACTCAGAGGGTTTTCACAGTGAAGGTAGTATCTTTACAAAGTGTCTAAACTCTGAACAACTCAGAGCAGACAGCTGGGTGCTGAATCAGCTGGTGACCAGTTAGTaaacaagacacaacatgtaaataagaCCGGTGTTGCTGGAAGgcatttcttttacatttacaataagAAGTCACTATTTACAGACTGTTAATAACAAATATCTGACAGCATGTTCAAAAAGTGGAAAAGCCTATTTTAGATAATTACATTGATCACTCCTTGATTTGCCCAGGAACAGCTGTTTTTGCTCCAGCCACATCCAGCCCTGATACACTGCTGACacctgaagagaaaacaaaccttATAACATGTTGGTGTTAAGATCAGCACTGATATAACACTAGAGAAATGGATCACATGGActtgacagagaacagagaccaCAACATAGTAATATATGCTTCCTGGCTATGAAAAGACAAAGTTTTTTTCATATAACTTGGACCTAATGATTTCATCAGTGATGCATTTGACTGattctgtgtttcagctctatctattattttcttcacagtCAGTGTCTTTGGTTTCTTTGAAATGATAGTGGACTTACAAGACAGAACTTGGAGGTCCCCTGATGTTTGAACAGTTGGTTAACGTCAGTTGTTCCAAAAAGTGCGTCTTCCCAACTCTAATTCTTACACTGACACCCAGAcctgacatgaaaataatacaacaaacatTACAGCAAAACAGTTCTATGTCAGAGCTTTCAgtgataaatgtgtttacatgtaataTAACACTGTATGCTGTGAGGCATCACAGATCTGTCAGCTGCTAAACAACTGGATATAGAGTGAGGTtacaaaagaaagacagagacaaactttctgtttcactctgaaACTATCAttagaaacagcagaggtagTAACCAGTAAACAGCAAATCAATATCAGGTGTGCCAGCTGGATGCTCAGGTACACCAGCTAGCTGGTCATATGCAGGCCTGAGGGTTTAATATTATGGATTTCCTGATAAACAAGTCTAATTGTTACTGTGACATGCAGCCTGTTCAGTGACTGTCTTTGTTCAGCAgtgtacattttataaaatgtaacgATATATAACAAGAGACAACACAGATTCATCAACTGAGaatttctgtgattttattatGACACTGATGAGGTCCTTGATAATCAGGTATTAGGTCACTGGATTATTACATTTATCAAAGGTCACTGACCTCCAGCAGGAAGTCTGCTATCAGAGAAGATGCAGGTGCATTGTGGGAACAGTGGAGGAGGGCCACTCCTGCTACAAAGCTCACTGGAACTTGCAGAGAACTGACAGGCGAATCTGGACAGTGCGCTCTGACCCACAGTCAGGTGTGTCTGGATGTTCAGTTTGATCTGAGAAAGGTGGAGATGTGAGTGTTTAAAGGACAaataactgacacacacaactgaTCAGAGTTAAAACCTTTGACTTCATCTCTACCTGACCAGTTGGCTCCTTTTCAACTTTGTAGGAAACTATTTTGTGTTGGTGATCATCAGGAATGGACACCCAGTCTGAATCTGTGCAGTCATCTTCAAATGTGCACCtaggaaaagaaacatttgttaAACCCAAGTTTAGAATTGTTTAAAGACGTCAGATGCAGATGTTGTTTCTCTGACCTTGATTTAGAGCCACACCAGACACAGTGTGGATCCTGTGCAGACCAACACTCCTGCACATTTGTGTACATGCTGCACTTTGACACAGGTACACGCTTCATCTAGAACACAAACATTAAGCAAAACTATAAAATACAGCATATGTGACACTGTGGTAATAAAAAGACGATCTGAAAATTTGAATGTTtaacacaggtgtgtgtatacctgTACAATGCACCTACCTGGTTTTGAAATGGCACATACACATGTTTATGATCCACTGGATCCAGAAGTATTTTGGGAAACACTTGGCGATCATCATTGGCCCTGTAGAGCACCATGGGACAGGCGGTGTGATAGTCCTTATCTACAGCAAGCTGACAACAAGAATGTAGCTTTGGTTATGTTTCTGAGGAACTGAGCTGCTGCGTTTATAAAGATCAGAAGTTGTATTAAACCTGATCTAATATATTTTACCCTGCTGAAGTTATGATTTTGAAAGGTCACCTAGGTAACCAGcttcaaaacataaaacactttttgtttttggcttttcTCAACCACTGAAATGTCTACTTATAACAACAGTatgctgctgtgaaaacagtCAACCACTAACCACTAACATTAGCAGAAACAGCTTCACCTCCTGCCACAGTTTAGATCCTGTGGTGAAAGCAGCAGAGTATTTCCTGATCTGGTTTGGTACCTCTTAGACCCTTAAGGGACCAACTATCGCATCCAGTATTACAGTGATACTGCATCTATAATATATCCTTGCGTATCATATATGCATTCTGTGCATATTTTAAGGTGCTTGAAAAAATGAGTGCATGAAAGCATCTTGAATAATAAAAGGATAAATGATGGTGTGCCATTAATTTTCCCACCACATTCTTCTCTTTAGTCTCATATTTACCATTTTATCAAAAAAGTTCATCTTAGACATTTAATTTCATGGGACATGTTCAGTCTACAGCACATCAATAATTCTATCTTGGTGATAGCGAGAAAACAGATGATGTGGTGAAGCTGAAGTGATGGGAAATAAAGTGTTGACAGGAAACTAGTTATCTTCTTATCTATTTTACACTCTCCACTTAGAATTCTTCAGAGTTTTAAATTGGAATAATCTGACACCCCTAAATTTACAATGTAGATACTGGAATTagataaaaatacattatgtttctaaaataaaactcaacaaacatttttgccatttatttttaaataattgtttaaCATGACAATGTGCTtcctcactttttaaaaataagtagAGCAAATGGTTTACTAATTtttcaaaagtgttttttcaaTAATGGATATAATGTATATCACTTCACTTGTTATACACACCTTAATGAGCTGTCCATCTCCTGTCCCGATGAAGAAAACCATCCAGGCCTTCTGCCTCACTGCCAGCACAGAGGTCATGTAGTTCTGTCTGAAGAGCACTGCCTTCGGCTTCAGGGTCTTTggctgagaaacacaaacacatctatTATCACTTATAGATCTATTATCACTTATAGAGCCAAACAGCATTGATGGAATTCTGAAGTGAAGAGATTTCAGGTTGGAAACAAGTATTCAGAACACTTCATGTTGAAATATCACTGCTCAAAGCTTAATTACATGTGTTGTGATCTTACATAATTGAATACAAATCTTAAGTCATGACTTTTTATTCCTAACTATGAGACAGTGGGGCCGTGGGCAGAGATAGATAGAAAGCCTGCCCACCCCTCCTATGTAGGGCCCCCAGACTGAAAgagttttgtgtctctttacttactttttgtttctttgtagttATTTGGTGTGTCTCCAAGAGGACTGTCACACAGTACGGTAGACCACTGTTCATTTCAACAGGTTGTTTTATCCATAACTGTTTAATAACCTTAACTgcgtgtttattattgtaaccacaacaacaaaggtCCAGTATGCATGCTGCTAGTACGTTCCTATGGGCTGTATCTGAGGGTAGAGACAAAAGATCTCTAAGGTCTTTTAGGCTGAAAAACTTGTTGgtctttatggtcattttgtgtcttttaactcAGCTCTGTGACCATCAAAGAAGACATTAAATATCAGGAGCTCTGGCCCATGGGCCCCCTGACATCTCAGGCCCCTGGGCCTGAGCCCTGTAGGTCCTTTTGGTAATCCAGCCACAGTCTCCTACAACCATAGGTCATAATAAAGCATCAAATCCATTTAACCACCAAACAATCTGACCTCTCACTTCACCTACACATACAATCCTGCAGGATCTTGCagcattttgcttttaatgtgtATAAAGCCAGACCTAAGTCAACAAAACTTAGTTGCTTGTTCACACAAGCTTTTAGAGAACTACACTGTGTAAGGTATGTTTGTCTCCATAGTTTCCATTAATAGATATTGTTGAAGTCTTTGACTTTCTGTCCCCAAAGAAAACCTGGGGACAAACTAATGTCATTTAATAAAAGTATAATAGTACTGTAAAATATGACACAGTCTTACATTCTTCTTTAACTCCATATAAATTAGTTAAGGtttctttgatttttattttttgtcattgctaaaactttcaaaaatatgaaaacaaaataagaacCCACCGTCAGTCTTGACTTGGCGGTACAGACACTTGATACATTTATATCAGTGTAGCTACGTGGTATGAGTGTGCAGTCACAGTAACCGACAAATGAATTAAAGAAGCTTCTAACCTTCACAAACTGACCTCTTACCTTTGTAACACTTGTCTTTTCGGGACAGACACTGCAGAAGTCTGGATCTGAATCGTCCTCTCCGGTGAGATCGGGGCTGATGTCAAACACCAGCAGCTCGGTGTTGCTCTGTCCTCCGTCCACACTGAACACTCCGCTCCAGAGCACCGAGGGCCCGCCCGGGATCACCGAGGAGGCCAGGAGTCTGTTCCCCTCACCACCAGcttcagagacactgagagtcGCACCCCGCAGAGACCTGTAAGTCTGGGTCTTGCTGGTTTTGCCCTCAAGCCAAATGAGACGGACGTTGCTACTTTTAGCGGCTGAGAGCACGTTGGAGAGCAGATACATGGTTGAACTGATCTGAAATCCGTCCACAAACTCCACATCACCTTTACTTCTGATCGAGGGCGTGAGTTGATCATCACTTAGAGAAAATATACCTCCCGCTTGTTTTTCAACCGTATTCTGAAGGTTGACAGTTTGGATATTAGAGGTGCAGCTGCTCTGTTCggtgttgtgttgatgttgctgTACCCCGGTCAGAATGTAAGTGTCTTGTGTTGGATTCTTCTTCAGATTCACCAAGACCGCGACGGACGCGTTGCTGCTCCTCAGTGGTCCCACCTGGATGCTCTCCCTGTGCACAAGGTTAGAGATGTTCTTCAGGTCCAGAACCTCGCAGTAACCACACTCCTTGTCGATCACCCCGCAGCTGATCAGAGTGTCGTTCTCAACAAATGGCAACAACACGTTGACTCTGAAAGTTGCGTTCCACGAAGCCGTCTCAGAAACCCGGTAAAACGACACGTCGTCCGGCTGTTGGTTCCCGCCCTTCAAGATTCCTCTCAGGGTCAGACTGTGGACCAGAGTCAGGTCGTGGTTCAGCTGGTACAGCTTCTCCTCTGTAGCGATGTAAACCGTGTTTGTGGTCACGGCGAAGTGGCGGAGATCTCCATCAAAAGTGAAGCCTCCATCCTCCCCCAGACACCGAGCCGCTcctccccagaggataaataaCAGACCAGGCAGCAGGATCATCTTCTACAGCGGTGGCAGCTTTGACTGGGAAACGCTCACACACTGGCGGCCTGCATGACTCTGCATTCCGCCCAGTCGTGCGTAAAAGCGCAGTGCGCCTCTGTTGAAAAGAGAAGTGTCGAAAGTGGGAGGGAGCGCCCATAAAGAGATGTCTGATCTTAATGTGATGATCTTTAGATTGTGTAATGGGCTTCAACACTTTATACCATCTCATGTCCACTGACTCCATCAACCAAAATCATCAGGTGACCAATATTTAAAACTGCAATGAGCAACTTTCTCCATGTTCAAACTACAGAACAGCAAAGATGATAGCACGTGATGTCTGGATGACATCTAGTGTCAGATTTGggaagttgtttttcttctggCTGCGCTGGATGTCACTGACTAAACAGGTGAATACAAATATTGTATTTGCTGAAATCATGTATTGACACAATAAAGCTGATCAATATTTCTCAATAACACAATGTTAGATTACATCAGTTTGGTATTTTAGCAAAGTCAGTTcatccaccaccacccactGTTCAGAATTGTTCTTTAATACTAACTCACTTATAAAACATAAATACCCCAGAAAATGTTTGGAGTGTCATTTGTCCAGTGTCACATACTCAAACCAAACCACCAACAACCTTCAAGATGATCAACAAGCAAATGTCACTGTTGGAGTCTTGTTACATTATCCATCATCAGGTAAATCAGTATTTTGATTGTAAATACAACTGTCCTGTtcattaaaacctttaaatcaTCTATTGTTGTGATGGAAAAACAGGCCTCATTAGTTTTATCTACTTCATTACAGACATTTATTGATCAAAGTTATTGATTTGACATTGatatacagtaattacagtgttcagcttctgtttgagtcccttcagcaaatgtttatcttGGTGTGGGACTGTCTCTTTCCATTACTTTGGGTATGTGCTGTGGTGGGACATTGTTGCAACATGTTATGTCCACAGTGTCTCATGTCAACTGCAGCATCCTGACTGCTGACTGCAATAAGGAAGTCTATGGTGAAGGTCTTTCCTCTTGTAGGGACTCCTGTGGCTCTAAGAATGTCTATAAAATGGCTGAGGTGCTGAGCAGTGCAGGAGACTTAGTCTATACAATATGTCCTCTTATAACAGCTGTACCATCAGAGAGGATGAACtcagtagaaaaaaagacttgattACAAAATTTATGGTAGACGCACAGAGAAGGTTAGATGTCAGAAAGAGCCTCAGTGACCTGTGTCTGTAAAGAAgtagtttgatatttttaaatatgcttATTCCCTGACAATGACTTAGATGAGAGGACCAACAACACTCAAGTTTGCACAGTTaatatgaagctaaagccagCAGCAGGTTAGCGTAGCCTAGCACAAAGACTAGGAAATAGGGGAAAGCTAGCCTGGCTTTttctacaaagaaaaaaatgtacctACCAACATCTTTAAAATGCACTAGTTCATATTATTTGTTAAATCTGTGCAATGTGTGCAAAAAGGACAAGTTGTGGTATCCCTGAGTCTGCCTGGGGAACTTTGTTGCATGTCACCCCacctcattttctgtcagttctcTAATATACTCTATCTCAAGactaaaaatactttttacttCCATAAGTAAAATCTGTGAATCTTGGATTCAAAGCAAGGACACAAAGGTCAGGTTCTTCAAGTAGCCTTCAAGATACAATTACACCGGAGTTACATAATACAGAAAATGGTTGAAAGATACTGTAAAAGCTCCGTTATAAAGCTCACATGAATCCCTCTTACACTCACTGTTTAGTTAAGGTTGTCTCCCTCTACTTAGAAATTTtgagacaaaacactgaacttCAAATTTAACCCATGGGTGGTGAAATGAATTATCAGTGAGGAATAAACATGAACTTGGGATATTATGTCTGCTATAATGGAGATGCACAAGGTTCAGCCAGTGTGATGTAACAGTCAGAGCTTGTTCATCTCAGCAGTGAGTTTCTTTTGCCATCGACAGATAATCACcaacactgaaagacaaacagttaCTGATTCaaaccagacagacagtggagtGGAAAAGGTTCTCAGTCAGTATTTCTACCACCACTGGATGTCTGCACTCTATTGAATGTAGTAGAAAACtatcattaaacattaacataaatatacacaacaaTTATACTGAATCTAAAGGAAACATTGTTAAAACTGATTCCAGTTCAGACTGTCTTATAAACAGCTGGTGTTGTCAGTCCAGCCTACTTAATGTTCTTACCAACAGTAACACAGGGAATCAGCAGGAGGCGCAGTATCAGAAGGACTTGATGTAATAAAGATGGAGGGCCGAGTCTTACCGTCTTATCACCATACTTTATctgaaaaacaataacagcacTGCTACAGAGGATTTCACAGTGGGATGCCTCAAAGGACCAGTGGGTCAAAAATAACTGAAGTGTGGTTACTGCTTTACCAAACCATGCCCTGGTTTGAAAACCACTGCATGAAAATCAGTATTTGCTGTGAAAGAATGTGGCACCACCTCACAAACTTTataattacaataatgtttAGGTTGTATGTCTTTATAGCACTGTGTAGGTTGGTGCAGTGGGAATGAAAGACTTACCATTAAATGCAGAAATTCAGCATCTGGTgtgttttgaataaaacagatgaaaagatcaatCTTGGGAAAAGTTTCTTTGCTCTTCATGATGCAGGGATATTGTTTTCCTTTCTGAACGCCCCACACTGacaactctgctgctgtcatctccagtttgtctgcctctttctgaaatgacaaaagaacCTTTTATGAATTGATGCcacgtgtgtgcatgcgtgtggaAAATATGTCGTACCTCTATGGTGATGCGCACATCGTCCCCTATTCTCGTGGATGTGAAACCAGTAAACTCAGGGTCTGGATAGTAGGTGATTTTACTGGAGCAGGACAAGGTTTCATTGGCTACTCTCAGAAACACAGCGCTGGTAAAAGTCCTCTGggtgttttcagctgcaggtgtgtcATAGGTGAGATGCTGCAATAAATACAAAAGTAAAGTGGTTAATCTGTGGATAGCATGAGATGACATGGTAACGTGGTATACTGTAAACTAAAGAGATAGTTGTATTTGCATGATATTATATaaaatttaaagtgaaaatgctCAAGATTTTCATGACATCAGATCCAGTATTTGATACTGTTTGTGGACATTTTTTCAGTAACACTCAGTATATTTACATTCTGTAACCATTTCTCTATATAGTAGTTTTCATTGTCAGTGGTGGCGTACACTACTCCTGGCCTAGATGCATGCACGTCAACAAACTCACTGACAATCCAAAAGCTTACTGTTCAGTCTCTTTGCACTGTATCAGAGCTGTATTAATTTTCTATGCTGCGGCtaattcacattaaaagcactCAACTGACGAGTGGATGGCTTTTACTGCTGAATAATCACAGGAAATGCAGTGTGTGGTTAGGGCCAAATTCCTTTTCTGTTCCTCTTGTGTGCAAAACATCTTACGTCATGTGCAGTATGAAATCAAGTTGTGGCCAGTTATGGACAGGCCTTTTCAAAACAAGATAGCAATCTTAAGGAAAAGTTCCAAATCAAATGAGGAAGCCAGTAGTCACGTACATGACTTCAGTTAGCGTGGCAAACAAAGCGGGAAAGCAACAGGCAAAAAGCCAAAAAGGTATATTTATTCCAGACAACTACGAACAGCTAGAAAACTTGACTCAGTAGTACCACAAAGACAACCTGGCAACTGAAAGGAGGGGTGGggactatatatacacacagaagGGGGTGTTTTATTATATTCTTATGGTCTGAAAACTGGGAGCCCACCTATACTTGTGGGGTCCGACAGCTTTGTGGgaatcaaaatgcaaaatggtGGACaccacaagtttaaatggctgtttgaggaCTTGGTTTTAGGATGTAGAAATAGGTTTAGTTTATGGTTAGGCTGAGGGAtaggcattcagttgtgatggttaaagTTAGGATAAGGGGCTaaggaatgcattatgtcaatgacgGGACCCTACAAAGACAGTTGTAcaacggtgtgtgtgtgtggtgtgtgtgtgtgtgtgtatacagagaGACCCACCTGAAAGTTGCTGTTTCTGGGAATCATGACTTCCTGCAGGGCGTGGCTGTGTATGACCCCTTCAACAAATTCAAGGCGGGATCCCATGAGTGTGATCTTCCTTCTCCCACTAAAGGACACAGGAATATtcatactgacacacacttcAAGAGCACAAGTAACTATTATAATGATATTATAATGACATGGTTTTAGGAAACATTTAGATGAGATCAGAtgtcacagtgttgttgtttgacttttttctctttgtttctgtctgtgtttgtgtagaaatAAACAAGTACTGACCAGTCAAGTCATACCTGGCCCAGGTGCTGCTGGGTGTTATATTGGTGCAGAACAGTAAGGAGCAGTAGTTAATTTtagtgttgccatggcaacttCCATCTGGGAGGAGAACACATACTTTGGCCACAGCTTTTATATTGGTGCTGGGAATGTGGAACATCAGACTCACACCTGAGTTGTTCCATACAGGAGATCTGAGCACAGTACACAGGACGACAGAGAATCAGTTCAATacattaacataacattaaaatgtgaatactgaaatataacattttagaaaatggtaaaaataGTAAACACCTGTGGAGtgtgttgaaaatgtgtgtgtgtctgtctttgcaCAGCCTTAAAATACTGAAGTTTCTAATATACTGATGCTAATAGGTATGGAAGAAATTTACATCTAATTTACACAAAAACCTCATCAATTATAAAAGCCTACTTCACATCAAAAAATCCAGCTTCTGGCCTTTAAGGAAATGAAGTTGACAACATATTGAAGGAAACGGAAAATCCACCATCATTTCCTcttaatttgtttcatttttgtttaatttgtttcattgttgttttgggagttgtttaaatgtaatgaaaatattGTATGAAGAAACTATAAAGTGACTCACTCTCTCAGAGTGCAGTCGTCAGTCTGGATCCCTCACTCTGGTCACATCTCTGAGGTTCTGACCTGACAACACTGCATGGTTTCTGCCGTAGAAAGACACGACACTGGGGGTGATGGAGGAGATCACTGGCCTctgacagtgaaacagacaCAATGATAATTAGTCTCAATGTATAGCCTTCTACTGATGTCTTAATCACTGGTAAATGTGGAAGAGGTGTGAGGTTAAAAAGTGTACGTGAGAGTTAAGAGATTCAGACTCACAGAAAAGTTCGTCTCGGTCTCCATTATTTGGCCTAAACTGTCCTGTAGGACGAAGAGAAGGGGAGAAATTACCAGGTCTACCTGATAGGTGCAGGTTTTTGTCACAGTATTAAGTAAAGGATCACTCTGATATTTTGGAGAAATTGCATATCTGCTGTATTGTAAGGAGCAAGAGGAGAAGAGTAatatcagtttcatttcagtgcaCAGTCTGAGGAGACCTGGGATGTGTTTTCAGCTAGCTTAGCACAACAGCTAAAAACagggaaactgtgtgtgtgtgttcattgtcTAGAAGATGAAAATGAGATTGTTAGTgagcagttagcttagctgattagtgaaaataaacagctaGGCCCAGTGAACCA
Coding sequences within:
- the LOC108880413 gene encoding uncharacterized protein LOC108880413, which codes for MFHIPSTNIKAVAKVCVLLPDGSCHGNTKINYCSLLFCTNITPSSTWASGRRKITLMGSRLEFVEGVIHSHALQEVMIPRNSNFQHLTYDTPAAENTQRTFTSAVFLRVANETLSCSSKITYYPDPEFTGFTSTRIGDDVRITIEKEADKLEMTAAELSVWGVQKGKQYPCIMKSKETFPKIDLFICFIQNTPDAEFLHLMIKYGDKTVRLGPPSLLHQVLLILRLLLIPCVTVVLVIICRWQKKLTAEMNKL